From the Tissierellales bacterium genome, the window TTAAAGAATAGGCAAGGTTGATAAAAAACTCACCAACTCCTGTTTTGTCCAAAAAGGCACCAAATAAAAGAAACATAAATACAAATGTTGCTGATACACCTATAGGTATACCTAAGAGTCCTTCTAGTGTGAAATACATATGTCCAATGATTCTACTCCAAGAATAGCCTCTATGTCCCAATTCTCCTGGGAAATAAGGACCAAATCTAGCATATAGCAAAAATATAATAGCTACTATTGGAAGCTCAGGTCCTACGACCCTTCTAGTGATTTCTAAGGTTAAAAGAATTGCCGTAGCACCAAATAAAATATCCATAGTGGTCATATTTCCACCT encodes:
- a CDS encoding TRAP transporter large permease subunit, which translates into the protein MKDVKDVDELLEEYDQESSGSRKLVGLIGIIATIIAIGMSVFHLYTAGRGTLLSLRQRSLHIIFAFTLGFLLFPATKKGNKKKPSILDYVFIGLSLLIFGYLFIFVEEIALKGGNMTTMDILFGATAILLTLEITRRVVGPELPIVAIIFLLYARFGPYFPGELGHRGYSWSRIIGHMYFTLEGLLGIPIGVSATFVFMFLLFGAFLDKTGVGEFFINLAYSL